The segment GTGAGCGGATGCGGGCGTCTCCGGTAGGTGATGTACTGAGTAGGAGGATGGGTGAAGAATAAGGATTTAAGTTGTCGACAATAGGGTCATTCGGGCATGTGGTTGATGCATGAGTGGTAACATTGGATAACGAGAGAGTGAGTATGGGGTGGATAGATAACTGGATGGGGGTGATGCCGCCTTCAACGCCATCGtcagtgaggaagagggcaacAACAACCAACGACTACAAAGCAGTCATTGCCGGCTGCGGAAACCTGGGCGCGGATGTGTATATACGTGTTGCACCCGTGCATGAAGCACGGGAAGCTCATCAGTGACTCCAAAGCACAGCCGTGCGAAGTTAGAATATGTCTCGAAATATGAAAATAGAGTTCGAGCGGGGAGCGAGCAAAGTAACGCACAGATGGGTGCGTTCACATGAGTGGGGGAATACGGGTGCCCCATCGGACGGGCGTGgaacccccctccccccgcgcACGCCACCCACACCGCCGCGCAATACAACCAGCGGCGGGCAAAGAGGCAGAACCCCCATCACCCTCCGAACATCACGGGACCCAAACGAGTTTGGAGACAATaatatatacatatatatatatatatatttataGTTAAACGCCCACCCGCCCGACCCTCGTATTTTCCTTGTCGGCATTCTTCACTGTGGGGTGAGGGCTATtccccgccctcctccctcgtcctcctgtgtgtgtgtgtggggggggggggggcgtgtgtgggcgtttCCATCGGATACACCACAGAAGACGCGACAGCACTGGCGGAGCATCGAGTTTTCTTCACTTCCTGCGTTCTTTCTTTCGTGTCCCGCCGTCTGCTCGCAACGCCAGCACACTTTGGAGCGTCCACAGGGCCCAGCGTAAATGCTCTGTAACACCCACAGGGCTGCCATAATCCCTACGCGCCTGGGCACTCATCCAGCACGGTACTTGAACATTTGCGTCCTAGTCATTCGATGTAATTGTGCgcgcgccctctccctccctctcttgtttACGAGGAAGGGCCTTTTTCCTTGGAATTAAACTCCAATCAATGGGGGTCGCCCATGCGGCTTCACAGTTTGTGAGGGGAAGCGAGTCCACCGCCAAGTCACTTCGCCTGGTTGTTTTGAGCAGATGGCGCTGTCTGCACGGACTGAGCCACAAGGATCCACCTCCGTCACTAAGTACACTCGCGGCGGGGCAAGAGTGCGTCACGGCCCGTCTCGCGATCAATATAttgtctgcgtgtgctcctctcccccctaAAAGATACTGGAGTTTTATTTAGCCAGAGTCCCAGTGAtgctaccccccccccctttgccGCTAGTGGGACGAGGCCTGGTCCTGGCCAAACGGCGTGCTTGGCGGATGTGTGAGACCCGCGAGCGTAGTGAAGGTTAGGCGAAATGTATCCCCCCCCCAATGATGGCAGAATGCTGAAGAAGCGCGTGCGACTAGCAGGAACGCCAGGGACTACACATCACGCTCTCTCATCTCTTTACCTTCCCTCATCACTCCGTCGCACGACAGCGCCCGGTCACTGTCAATGCCCTGCGACTTGactgtgtgcctctctctggcgttcttcttcgctttttCGCTTCCCCCTTTTATTACTTCGTTACTCAGCGACGCCCCAATGCCGTTTCCACGCTCGAACGCCGTGTGTCAGGGAGTGGGGTAAATCTGCACAACACGATTCACGTTGCTTCCCGGCTTGTCGAAGCGACGGTGGGCCGCTTTGATCTGCCTATCCCCTACCTTAACCTCCTCATCGGCCCAGGGCTCTGGTGTGGAGTCGCGAGTAAGTGTGCAAGTCACgtagaaagaaaagagatgGAGAATGAACGTGGGCAGAAGAGCAGCGGTAGTAAGAGGAATGACTTTCAGGGAGACGATAggtgctgttgttgctgatTCCCCCTGACGCCATGCTGCACGGCGTCTGCAGAAGCGACGGCCGTcgtcttttcccctccccacacacacacgcgcagcagcagccccctGCCCTGCccacagagacgcacgcgaAGAACGCTAAAAAGCGGAATGCGTCAGAATTGAAGCGTGGTGGGAGTGCAGAGCGAAGCACCGTCGCTGCGTCCTTTCGCATTcgttccccctccctccccctcccccacctctcttggAATGCCGCGTAGCGCACGAAAAGAGCTccgcacacgcccacgcggCACACCATCTGATGAACGCCGTCACCATCACGCagagcgaaaagggaaaaaattTTTGAGACAACGAAAGCCCAAAGAAAAACATAAACGAAGAGAGCGGGCCTGCGTGGAAGTGTGGAGGTCACACGCAAGCACAGTTCCCCGCAACGGCAACGACGATGCGGCCATCATCCACCAACGCAGCACGGAGCGACAGCAACAGGAGAGGCAGGGCTCGGCAACCGCACAACAGCAGTGGTCATgctgaaagaaaaagaacgCAGCGGCAAAAACGAGGAGGACCCCGCACAATGCGCTGCATGCCGCTGGTCGTCCTGACAAGccgtcctccccctccccctccccctccccctccccactcacacacacacacacacaccaatCCCCttgcacctccccccctcctctccacatCAGTGGGAGTATGAAGACgctccacccaccccccccctccacctcacacccacacagactCGCTATGCAAAGTGCTCCTGGAAGAACGCACGCTGCTCTGCCGTCAACTCTGAGGGCAGTACCACGTTGTAGGTGATGTAGAGGTCGCCCCGTTCGGATGGCACGTGGTGTCGCGGCATCCCCTCCCCTGTTATGCGTACCTGCTGGGTGTTCTGTATCACGCCGTCCCAGTGCAGCTCCACTTCGTGCCCGTCAAGGTGAGCGAGGGTCTTTTCAAAGCCCAACAGCGCCTCCTTCAGTGTGATGCTCACGTTTGCGTAGAGGTCATTGCCACTGCGACGAAACAGCGGATGCGGCGCGCTGACCACCGTCACCAGTACGTCGCCGGGCACCTGACCGGGTGTCTGGTCCGCCTCTAACTCGTAAGTCAGCACGTGACCCTCTGGCAGGCCTTCTTCGATGTCCACActcagcaccgcctctcCAGGGCGGACCATCTTGCCACCACACACCGGACACATGTACGCCACGTGCGTACCCTTGCCCTGGCAGTGGGGGCATGCCTGCTCCACCTGCTGTACAAAGCCCGGTGCGATCTGCACTCGCTGCACCAAGCGACCGTGGCCCTGGCAGTGTGGGCACTTAACCACGtcctctgcgctgcgcgcTCCAGTGCCTTTGCACGCACGGCAGATGCGACGCTTGGCAAACCTGGACgtgtgcgcagcgccgcggtAGATGTCCTCGAGCGgcaccaccatcagcagcTCCATGTCCTTGCCGCGCTCCCCGTTGGTGTCCTGGCCAACACCGAAAAAGGCGAAGAATGGGTTCAcatgctgctcctgctgcggcTTCTCCATCTTCGCCACTCCATCGACGCCGAGAATGTCGTAGACTTTGCGCTTGCGGCGGTCGCCGAGGACCCCGTATGCGCGCTGCACTCGCTGATACACGAGGCGGTAGGAGTCCTGATCGCCAGTGGCGACATCAGGGTGATACTTTTTCGAAAGTCGTCGGAAGGCATTCTTGATATCGCGCTCGGTGGAATCCTCCCGCGCCTCACCAAGGCCCAGCAGGGCGTAGAAGTCATCCTCCGGTAGTTGTAGCAACGCATTGACGGCCTTCACGTCCTCGTCGCGCGGATCTGCAGCATCCGCCGCGACCAACGGCACCTCCGCAAGGAGGGTCACCACCCACGCCAGGACAAGCAACGCCACTACCACCCGCGTCGTGCGTGGACCTAACATCGTATTACAATTCTTTccagagaagaaagcgaaaggAATGAGCCAAGAAAGAGAAATGACAGCAGGCCCGATAGACCGGAGAGGATAAATGCGTGAGATAGGCACAACGAATGAGAAGACACGAGGCCAAACCGGCAATGATTCACACGCTGCCTCAGTGAGGCTGACGTTGTCTTACGTATGTACAAGGCACTTGACACGCCAGAGGTGCTGAGTGTGTCAGGTTAAAACACCGGCCTTTATATGTGCGATGGAAGGCCACGCTACGTGCACTCTGCAGTGCCCCCCCCACAATCACCGCTGTCTGAGTGTGTTCACGTAGGCGTGTGGAAGTACagcgggagaaggtgcgAGGGGGGTGCGGCAAGCTcgtctgtgtgggtgggtgtgggtgtgtgcgcgctctGGGGACCTGTTTGTGGGGTGAGGCAAGCCATCGCGGTCCCACACAtcagatagagagagagacacgcacacgcacaccacgcGACGGAAAAGGAAAGTAAAGACGAGACGGAGACATGACGAaacgagaagagggaggagaagatgagcacgacggcggtgcagaGGTGCGCGTATGCGACACGCGTGCTTGACAAGGAATGCGCTGTCCACTGCGCCAGGGCAatagggagagagaaagggccGCAGGACTGGTGTGAGTCGAAGAGTCCCGAGGGAGAGGAAATGAGAAAAACTCAGAGCGGAGTGGGCGTGTTGTtggcagcaccagctgcacATGTACGCGAGCGCACCTATTCCTAGTCTTTGACCACTGGCCTGGTCCCCACTCACCCCTACTCACGCCCACCCGTGCGGCCAcagtggctgctgccacaCATGCGTTGTCGGTCGCTGTCTCTACGTACGTGTgtagggaggagggggagagggggggctcTTAAGTCTTTCTATGGGGTTGACTGAACGCACACTACCGTCACCTCtctggggggaggaggggcacacacacacacacgcacacacatgcgcgtaCAGAGAGAGCACATCGAAGGGGAAAAGGCAGGGGCGTAGCTCAAGTCACAACACCAAGACCCTCCTGCTCTCTGCCCGCCACAAGGCCaatatatgtatatatatgtatatggGGGGAGTAGGTGTGTGCGTCCACATATACTCTGCACCTCCCTCACATAGACAGAAACTGCTGTTGGCGCTCACAGATACACGTCACCAACACAGACGTCACATCGAGCGCCGGGTGCCCAAACCACGGCTCAACACACTCGCAGAAGGCGCGGTACGCGTCTGATGCGGCAGCCTGCGTGTTGTGCGGTGTGTCATCGCGCGTTGCTGCTGATCTCTTgtgcagcgcaggcgcagtCATTCCACCTGCGATGCAGAGCACCATAGACGTCAACCCGGGGTCGGatggcaccgctgccccACTCCCGAGGAgttctgcagcgccgcatacggcggcagccacctccgctgcggaATAGGCGTGCAGTTGCGACAAGAAGCGACCGGCAAGCGGGGTTGCGAACTCGACAGGCAGCTGTACTCGCCGCCACGTGCTCTGCACCGACACGTCCTTGACGACCCCACTACTGCCCCGGTGAATCAGATCCAGCACAGGTGTCCAAATCCACAGAAGTTGTGCTGGCGATACGAGAAGTGTGCGATAAGACGGTGTTGTGGTCGCCCCTCCAAAGACAAAGTAGCTGCCGGGCTGCCGCACGCCACTGGTGCCGGGAACTCGGGTCACACAGTGCCCGTAGCGCGCCGCGGGCCACTCGCCATGCACGTCCTCAATGTCGTGCTCGTACTGCGCAGACCATGTCCCCTGAACAGTGTCGTAGATGTGCACAGCCGACGTCGCAACCGGCGCGACGTCGTCAGCTCTGGGAGATGCCATCAACCCTCCAAACACAGCCACACATCGATCTCCGCAGGCCACCGCCACGTGGCAGGCCAGTCGGGGCGGCGCGGCAAGCCAGCGTCTTGTCGTCATTGTCTGATCCACGCAGTCTTCCGTCTGCGATGATGGCAAAGGCGCATCCACCGGCGGAGCTGGAAAGCCGTCGTTCAGGCACTGCACGGACTGCACCCCCTCACACCACAGTAGGGAGGCCGAGGACGGGGCGTTGCCTGCTTTGCACTCCGCGTTGAAtgcggaggtgctggtgcAATACAACGAGGACTCCGCCAGAGGTGCTAGAGAGAGGCGCTCGCCCATGGCATTGCTGTCGCTTCCGTGAGTAACGGCTTGACGCACCTCGCGCCGTCGACGTTCCACAAGCCGCTCTGTGCCCACTAGCGCTGCGAGCGCCGAGGGCAGTGTCGTCGCTCCCACCGGTGCAGTCCATCCGCCAAGAAGCCAAATCCGGTtccccaccaccgtcgcgctGTGAAACAGCCGTGGGGCAGAGCTCGCACTGggagaggcagcggaggaCGATGTAGTGACCGGGTTATGCAcctcgcagcgccaccccggcgccgtcgcctgctcatcctgcgcagccgcagtgcaaCTCAAGAAGTGCGACTCGTAGAGGGCATAGCCAAAGGGGCAGGACGCAGTGCACGTGTCAAGTCccggtgggggtgggggtgatgAAGGGGGTACGGCTACCCTCGCGGCGCGCGACGGCCGAAGAGGCCGTCGCCGCCCATCGCCCGAACTCCTGTGGTGTGCGGCAGATTGCCAGAGCGGTGGGACTGCATCCATACTTCTGCAGCCAGAGTTACTCCCACCGTAACTTCCCTGCATCGTTGAGGTGTGGCAAATGCGGTGATGAgtgcgctgcgcaccacaaCGGCGCAGGCCACCGCtaacccacacacacgcctctccGTTTGCGGCCACGTAGGacacagctgcgccgcctaCGAGACccgccagcgcagcgagcaGGCTCACGCTCTGCTGGCGAGCATCCTTGTAGTCAGAGCGCCAGTCCAgccggaggcgctgcactTCGCGAAAGATGGCGCGGCCGGCGTGAAGGTGCGACGCCAACGAGGATGCGGGTGAGTGGGTACGTGTGGCGGCGTCACCAGTGCCGCGCGGCACTGGTGGGTCATTGGTGAGCAGTGTCCACACGGGAACTCGAACTTCACCGCTATGCCCATCAACAAGCCATGCCTGGACTTCAGCAGGCACAGAACTGCGGTTCGTGCCGCCGCTGAGCCCGCCCCCGCTGTAGCCACGACTGGGACACGGTGCGTCATCTGCGACGCTATAAGAACTGACTCGCTGCGCCATTCGCCCTCGCGGCATCGTCCACAGCGTCTGACAAGGTTGCGTGGCTCCACCTtcgccgttgctgccggCGGACAATGTGGTAGCACGCCTTTCTGTTGAAGGCACGTTATCCAGCACGGCAAACGTGTCCACACGGATCATCGTGGGCGGAACACGCAGAAGCAGATATGGTCTCCGCGACATCCATGTATGGGAGAGCTGGCTCAGCGTCATTCGTGGCTCTCCTGCGGCGATGACGCCAGCGCCCTTGAGCTCATGCGCCTGGTCATGATGGTAATGAGATGTTTCTGACGCGAGAAGAGCCGTCTCCATGCGTTGCAGAACAGACAAGCTGCGACGAAGCTTCTCGGCGCGTCTGGCTCGGCAAGCGTGCAACGCAGCTACCTGGGCCATGCTCGGTGCCGTAAAGAGCAGCAGATCAAACGAAAACATCAACGAGGGCTGCGActcgcccttctctccaccCTCTGGTGTACTAGCACAGATAGGCGCGCCATATTCCCTACGAGGAAGTGCAGCCTCAGTGGTCACAGGAAaccgcacagagagaggcgcacaaagCCGCCACCCACTCTCCACTCGGTCCTCGGCGGCGTTCCACACCACTTCATTCGACCTCGAGCAGCCAAGGCGAACCTGTCCACGCCCAACCACGGTGCCCGCGAtggtaccgctgctgccctcggAAAGACAGCCCAGTGAGCTCACAGAagcgctctcttcctccctcgctttctcgtctggcagcagcagggccatCTCCACCAACGTGGTCGTTGTCGTCTCCACGGCACAGGCGGCAGGCACTCCGGCAGACGTCTGGGCCACTTTGCAGCGCTCCATCGTCTCCGCCGGGCTCGGTGGCTGCCAAGAGAAAAAGCGCGTCGTGGGTCGCAGAGAAACGACCTCGATGGTCGAGGATGGGGCGACCGAAGCGGTGATGGGAACGGCGACGCACCAGTCACCCCTATCGCCTCGGAAGCGGGGCGACTCCGCGGCACCGCCTACCCCTTTGACCGCGGATTGCGCAACGGTCACCGGCACTGGTACTGTCGGAACCAGCGCGGACCGCGGGGTTGCAGAGGAGCCTGCGGATGCAGAAGAAGTAactgtgtctctctccgaCTCCGCTTTGGGGATTGgcggcacgctgctgcacggcatCAGTGCCAGTCGCGTGTGCCACTGCGCCACGTTGCGAGAATGAGCCACAGTACCGTCCACAGCGCTCTCTGTGATGACGTGAACTCGCATCACCAGCATCAAGCGACTCAGCCacgccgctgtggcgcctGCGCCATTGCGACGATGTGGCcctgaagcagctgcagtcgccTCTGCGCCATCAGAGCTCGTGCAGGTGAGCTGCACATGATCGAGCTGTGCGCAGCAGACCGCGTCGGCGAGAGCACCTGGCGCTGTGATACGAGGTGGCAGCACCATCGCAAGACTCTTCGGTGGTTGCAGCTTAGGCCCGTGGTAGCTGTAGGCGCACTTGAGCCGCACACAGGCCTTACCCTGGGTGCCATCCATGATCGGCGCGGTAGGTGCCAGCGGCATCCACTGCGTGGGGTACAGAGCGGCCGCCTTCAGCAGTgcgtccctctcctccgttGTGTACACGTCGCCACACCAGCGTGCCATCACCTGGACGAGGTACAAGGCGCCTTCGTGAAGGAGACGGGCAAGCTGTGTGGAACCAAGGCTATAAACTCTCTGGGTCACGTTCTCCGCGGTACTGTGGCTGTTGTTGACGTTGTTCCTGGCCGAAGACGATGAAACGGACGCACGAGCAAGTAGCTGCCACACAGTGAGTCCTGCAACAGGGGCTTCACTGACTGTCGCCGCCGTTGACTGCGTCATCTCTCTATGCTCGGCTGCGGCGACGGTCTGATCAATCATGTCCGTCACGGCCATGGTCCACGACAGCGGGGCGAAGGTAGCGGTGTACCGATGGCACCGTGGCagagagctgctgctgttgacaGGGGCGACAGATCGTACACCGCACGCGTCGCCCGCCGCTACAGCACTTTGGCAAGAGGTCGCTGCGGTCTCCATGCCCAGACACCCACCGCGCTCCATGCGAGTCACAGCGCTCCGGGCCACACCAATCACGAGCCCCCCCTTTCTGCGCAGACGACCCCCATGATGACAACCCGTGCCTTCAGTGCCCTGGTGCGGTTGCCACTCCGCATCCGCGACAGCTGCGGTCTTTGGGGCTCGAATCGGTAGCGTGACctgggcgaggagggaggggcacagAGCTGCATTGTACACCTCGTCCTGTGCATCAGCACCGGTAGAGCACCACGATGGCAACTCAAGACCCGACACTTCAACCCCAACAATGGTGCAACACcagtgccgcagctccgcctccgctgtccgcatctcctccataCTGTGCTGGGCGGCTAAAAAATCGGACCATGCCGAGTacgcctccagctgccgcaTTCCCATCCCACCAACatccgcgtcgtcgtcgtccgtGTCATCCGACACGCGGGCAAGCGAGCCGAAGACGGCATCTTTGTCCTCAGCCccgccaccagcgtcgcGGTCAGCGCGGTGGCGAGCGCACTTCGCGGAGGTCAGCACtacaccagcagcacaggcACTGGTTCGCAGGAGGCCGAGCATGTCCAACGCCCAAGTCACCTCCATCGTTGCCGTCGGGGCCATCCGAGGCGGCAGTGGGCCGGCTTCCCGTTCCTTCTCGCTCCTCTCGTGGGCACCAGAACCCGTCGTTCCATCAGCCATCGGCGCCGACACAAGATGCATCGCCAACGTTGACGGCCACTGGGAGGGGGACACGCACAGCGAAGAGTCGCCGCCAGCCGCGGCCGCCGTCGTatctgcgctgctgccgatgctgctgcgcttgctACTACTGCGGGCACTACGCAAGATGTCCGATGCACTAAAGGGGGCGGAGGCGTAGCGCGCtgtggccgccgcctcgtcgaCGTCAGTGCCGCAACGGCGACCTtgcacctccacctcgatGCGGAattgctcctcctccaacatTGTCCTCATCCCAACGTCAATGTCACTCCCGATATCACCCggctcgccgtcgccgactGCTGCGAGCACTACATCAGGCGGCACCAGGGGCAGCGCAACACGCAGCAATGCACCTCCTACCTTCTGCAGACGTGCCTCCTGGGGGCTGTAGTTGGAACCCGCACTTGCTGGTGCTGCAATCACACACGATGACGCCGCTGTCGAGCGTGGCAGCCCCGGTGTTGGCAACCACGCAGCGGTGAGCTGCACagaggcgagaggaggaagagaggttGTCGTGGCATGGGGCAGGCCCTCAGTAGAGAGCccctcctgcagcagtgaCGTCGCGTTACCGGCATTCAATACCACAATTGAGgccgcggcgctgtcgaCTCGATGTTGTACAGCGACAACACAACACGTCATCGTGTCAACCTGCCCCATCTCTAGCGGGGCgagtgcagcaccgcagcaccgaAAAGTTAAGGCTCTCATCACAACGCCGCCATCACTGCCAGCCCCACcagagacgacgacgccaccGGCTGAGCGAGTCGAGGCATGCGAACGCACATAAGGCGCGGGCGGCGGTGATAAAGACTCGTCGACTTCGATAAaacgcgcagcgcctcgtgaCGATAGTGCGTTCACGCCAGTGGGCGGAGGGGACCGTGACCGCTGGCTTGCAGCTTCAAGTGGTGCAATAGGCTTCTCCGCACCTGTCACTCGCACCCTCCGGTGCTCCAAAATCTGCGCAGCACACATCGCTAGAGAGTTACTCGTGTAGAGGCCCAGGAGCACCTCGTAGGTAAATCTGTA is part of the Leishmania braziliensis MHOM/BR/75/M2904 complete genome, chromosome 25 genome and harbors:
- a CDS encoding DNAj-like protein, whose product is MLGPRTTRVVVALLVLAWVVTLLAEVPLVAADAADPRDEDVKAVNALLQLPEDDFYALLGLGEAREDSTERDIKNAFRRLSKKYHPDVATGDQDSYRLVYQRVQRAYGVLGDRRKRKVYDILGVDGVAKMEKPQQEQHVNPFFAFFGVGQDTNGERGKDMELLMVVPLEDIYRGAAHTSRFAKRRICRACKGTGARSAEDVVKCPHCQGHGRLVQRVQIAPGFVQQVEQACPHCQGKGTHVAYMCPVCGGKMVRPGEAVLSVDIEEGLPEGHVLTYELEADQTPGQVPGDVLVTVVSAPHPLFRRSGNDLYANVSITLKEALLGFEKTLAHLDGHEVELHWDGVIQNTQQVRITGEGMPRHHVPSERGDLYITYNVVLPSELTAEQRAFFQEHFA